DNA sequence from the Ovis canadensis isolate MfBH-ARS-UI-01 breed Bighorn chromosome 2, ARS-UI_OviCan_v2, whole genome shotgun sequence genome:
actttctgtcataagggtggtgtcaattgcatatctgaggttattgatatttctcctggcaatcttgattccagcttgtgcttcacccagcccagcatttctcatgatgtactctgcatagaagttaaatatgcagggtaacaatattcagccttgacgtattccttttcctatttggaaccagtctgtttttccatgtccagttctaactgttgcttcctgacctgcatacagattttgcaaGAGATTTCCTGGAGATTTAATGCACATTAATATAAAGTCCTTCAGTAAAGAAATCAGTTTCACTCAGCATTTCCCAAACTTATttttccatgggaaaaaaaaagacaaaacatacGCACCTATTAAGATCTCTCAGAACACTTTTATACTGTGAAGTCCATATTGGGAAGAGCTGAAACAGTGGATTCTGATCAAGTGAGCATGCCCCAagcatgctgttgctgctaagtcacgtcagtcttgtcctactctgtgtgaccccatagacggcagcccaacaggctcctctgtccctgggattctctaggcaagagtactggagtggcgtgccattgccttctccagtgcatgaaagtgaaaagtgaaagtgaagtcgctcagtcgtgtccgacccttagtgaccccatggaccgtagcctaccaagctcctccatccatgggattctccaggcaagagtactggagtgggttgccattgccttctcctgccccaagCATAGTGAATGGCTAAGGAAaccatttagaaaaagaaagcaaagtcaATTACTCTGAGAGATCCAGCAGCATCCACTGATTTCCTCTGAAGTCTAAAATCACCTATGATGTCCTATTTTCCAAGGAGACCGCCAGAAGCTTCCTCGCCCTTAAGTAACACACCAGGTTCTGTGGTATTATTTCTGGTCAGCAACTTTGTGTGGTAACCACAGTTGCCAGAGAGAACAGAAATGCCCAGAGTTCAAAGCAtcaaagaacagaaacagaaggGGGAGGACAACAAGGAGGGATCCTTGCCcagatttatttatctttattgctATCACATGTTCTGCACAGAGCCTTGGCAGTGGCTTGTAATGCTTTCGGAAAAGACAAATTCCTCCCAGCTCCAAAAGAAGCCTCCAACAGTCAATGAAAATGCAAGACGTGAGCCAGGGAAATTTCTACTCCTTCAAGGCACCAGTTATACAGCCAGCGGAGTTTCTGAAACCTGCCTTCTTCCTCCTATGCTAGCGAGTCGACCAAGGGGGACTGTGTTATCATGCATCCCACCTCTTGCCCTACAAGAGCCAGCAGAGAGAAAGTACAAGAGGAGATCAGGCAAGGCAAGGCAACAAgaagaatctgagcaaactggtTTGTGTGCTGAATATTTCAAGATGGATATACTACTCTAGCcaagttatatatgttttatttttatatgagcAATTACTTCCACACACCCCACCTCAACTTCCCATATGCCACATGGGGACACATGCCGCCTATAAAGGTGATTTCAGCAATGtgtttcaaatgctttttctgtttttttttttttttttaataccccaACCTTCTCAGATCTTTTCAATAATATTTTGCAGCagcatatgtattttttcaatcATTCTACAAATAGTTCCTCAATGCCTAAAAGGTTCCAGGGCACCATCCTGGGCATCAGAGATACAACAAGGCAAGGAGGAGAGTGTTCATCTCTATTGACCCAAAGGCCCTAAAACTGAATTGTAAATTCATCCTGCCAGGTAGGCAGATCCAATGATCAGCagcataaagaaatgaaagacatgGAAAAGGTCTGGTCCTTCCCCTTGAAGAGTTTCATGGTTTTTAGTACAAAGGAGACGAAAGCATTTACATTCCAAGTGTCTGGGTTGGTCTAGTCACTCCATCATGGTCCAGAGTTAATAGAACAGCCAGGAATTAATACCTATGATCAGGGAAGAAGAGAATGCCAGGATCTTGTTTCTCCAAAAGGCCAACTACCTGTTTGTTCAACTCCCAAACAAATCCATGGATTTCCACATTGGGATTTCTCATCCTGAGAGATGACTACCAATCACTGCCCTAGAGTTAGTGTAACTAACCAGTTAATTAGCTCCAAATTAAAAATCTCACTAGGAACTCTGGGTGGGTTTGGAGTCTAATCCTAAGGAAGTCAATAAGATCAAATTTAACTTTTCGTCAAGCTAGTGTTCCCCACTACTGAGGACCACAGAATAATTATAAGTGGtccacacacttttttttttcataaggtccttagatatggaaaaaaaaaaaaaaaccctgcaggtACGTGAATGATGGGATTTAGGGAAACAGTGACATGGATGCTATCCAGCATTCAAAGGCAGGCCGCTTCAGAAGAAGCCTCTGCCAACTTTCCAAGCTTGGGTGGGACGTGACAAAATAACCAGGCAGCTGATCACGGACTTACCCACACACGTTGGAAAGATGTCTTCATTGTTGATCTGGACCTCGATCCAGTCCATGAGAAGGTTCATGTACTGGGGGGCCGGCAGGGCAGTCGGCTTCTTGTACTTGAGGTCATCCTGCCACCGGTATTCGTACTTGGGGCCCCCTGACATCACAGGGCAGGTCCGTTCGGTGCAGAACTCACAGATGGTGCCGTAGATGAGGTTGATGCGATTGAAGAAGTCCACCACGTGCACCGCCACCCAGTCGTTCTGGTCCTCCCCGCTGGGCAGCTGCACAGCTGCCTTCAGGTCCACGCCCGAGTTGAGGGAGGCCTGAGCCCGTTTGTGGAGTTCGAACCTCTGCGTGCCAGGTTCAAATTTCCTCTTTGGCCGGAAGGTCTTGTCCTTGTTGAACACCTGCTTCAAGGCTATGGACATGGTctgctccttctctcccttccttcggCAGGAAGGAGAAAGGCCACTGGGACTTTTCAGTGAGAGAGCGCAACCCAACAGGGGTTTCCACTGCCAGCCCTCTGGCCCCAGTCTTGCGGTCCGCAGCTCTCAGTCTCTTTTAGATAGCCCTTTCCATCTTCCTCTTGAATGATTTCCAGGGGAGCTTCATGTTTCTTCCTAAAGGTAGGAGAGGAAAAGGGACTCAGTTGTGTTCCATCTGTATTTAAGAAATAGCAAAGTCTTAGACCCGATTTCCACCTTGCTTCTGACTGTGCCCACTTACATCCAGGTATAATAATGTAGAACTCAAGCCAAACCCTTGAGAATCTGTATTGGTGATCAAATCATACAACCCAAGGTGAAAAGGTATCACACCGTTTTTCTTTACAGCCTTAGTCAAATCTCTGACAATTTTTCGCTAAGTGGTCATAGTTTCAATGGGCTGCTCCCAGGTGTTAAGGATGAACGTGATAGTCAATAACATCCCCATACGGTCCTTTTTAGAGTATCTGCCCCACTCTTCACTACCCTTGAGTAAGCATGAGGACACGACCCCCATCCTCTTGGACACACCTGATTGGAGCAAATTTCCCTGGAAACTTGGAATCAGGATCCAGCCTTCGTATTATCCCTTAGAAGTGATGAAAACTGTGTCTGCttgacattatttacaatagccaagacaggagaacaaaagactggttccaaatctggaaaggagtatttcaagcctgtatatcgtcaccctgcatatttaacttatatgcagagtacttcatgtgaaatgctgggctggatgaagcacaagcttgaatcaagattgctgagagaaatatcaataacctcaggtacccagataacaccacccttacggcagaaagcaaagaactaagagcctcttgatgaaagtgaaagaggagagggaaaaagctggcttaaaagtcaacattcagaaaactaagatcatggcatctggtcccatcacttcatggcaaatagatggggaaacaatgagacactttattttcctgggctccaaaatcactgcagatggtaacttgcagacatgaaattaaaagacacttgctctttggaagaaaagctatgaccaacctagacagcatattaaaaagctgagacattactttaccaacaaaggtccatctagtcaaacctatggttttcccagtagtcatgtacggatgtgagagttggaccataaagaaagctgagtgccgaagaattgatgtttttgaactgtgatgctggaaaagactcttgagagtcccttggattgcaaggcgatccaaccagtcaatccaaaaggaaatcagtcctgaacattcattggaaggactgatgatgctgaaactgaaactccaatatttcacCACCTAAcacaaagaactgaatcattggaaaagaccctgatgctggggaagattgaaggcaggaggagaaggggatgacagaagatgagacagttggatggcatcatcgacttgatgggcatgagtttgagcaagcttcgggacttggtgatggacagggaagcctggcattctgccgtccatggggttgcaaagaatcagacatgactgagcaactgaactgaactgaagacctaaGACGTGGAAACAATGTAAAtcttcattgacagatgaatggatgaagaagatgtagttatatatatacacaatggaatattactcagccataagaagagttaaataatgccatctgcagcaacatggatggacctgcagattaccatactaaatgaagtaagtcaggcagagaaagacaaataccatacgatagcacttatatgtggaatctaaaacatgacataaatgaaattatttacaaaacagaaacagacccacagacatagagagcaggtggttgccaaggaggagggttGGGGGAGGATTGGGGTTTGGGagtagcagatgcaaactattatatacatgtataactgaatcactttgctgtaccctggaaaccaacacagcactgtaaatcaatgaCACTGCAATAAAGTAAGTTTTAAGAATTGAATTCCATTGAGCCCTCTTTGGACCATGGATAGTACAGTTGAGAAACCTGGATttgcagagagaggagagaggagaagggaaggggtagagaaagaaggagagaaaggagtgaaggagggggagaggaaggaagatgccatggacagagaaaaagagacaaaaacacaAGTGGCCACAGGGAGagaacaagaagagaaaaagggagaggtAGTGGGGAGAGtagcttctttttgttttcaactttttattttgtattaaaaatgcaACAGTTTTAGGTAAACATCAAAGGCACTCAGCCATACTTTTTTTGTTCTCGATAGTCTTTCAGGAACTGGTTCCAATTCCTCTTGAAGTCTGGTTGTATCTCCAACCCTTGGGATCGATTTCCCTTAGGAAAAGGGCtgtttttctttaggactgaccggtttgatctccttgctgtccaagggactctcaagagatccCTTGGGACACATGTATTGATCTTGAATTAGTCGAATAAATATCTCATTTTACTCCAGCCAACTTGGGCGGGTTGTTTCTAAGAATCCCTAACTGTGACAGTATTTATCACCCCTAAACATGCCATCCTTCACATCTTTAATATCACACCGTAGATAGTGCTTTGAGGCAGAGCTGCCCGTAAAACTTTCTGTGATAATGCAGATGTTCTATATATTTATTGTCCAATATGGTATCCACTAGCCACATGTGTCTCCTGAGCACTAAAAAGGTGGCTAGTATGACTCAGAaactaaatttttcattttatttaattttaattagtttttaaaaattgattgatTTGATTAAATAATAATCCCTAAAGCCATATGTGGCTAGTGGTTGTCATATTGGACATTGCAGCTTTGAAATCTTCAAAGTTCTCTTCCGGCACCTCATTTCACCCTTTCAAAATTTCGGTGTGGTTTAGAGTAGATTTCAAGCAGGTGTAGTAGATTTGTAGTAGGTATCATTATCCCTGGGTCTCCAAGACCTGCTTTCCTAGTTGCCAGTAAAGcaactgcctgcaatacaagagacccaggtttgaaccctgggttggaaagatcccctgaagatggaaatggcaacccactccagtattcttgcctggagaatttcatgggcggACTAAgaggggccgcaaagagtcggacacgactgagtgactaacacacacacaaagtaaccACAGTATCCAAGAGATAAAAGTAGTTGTAAACAAGGCCCCATATCGAGTGGGGGCATGGTTAGGATTGAGATTCAGTTTTTGACTCCCAGCAAATTCTCTTTCCACATAGTCTTACATTCGAAAAAGTGATCTCCTCAATCTGTCTTTCCTACTGGTTCATTCATAAAGCCTCTCACCTAGTGCTTCCATGCACACACTCTGCTACAAACACAAGTACTGACTGGCTGGAAGTGAAGACTGTGTCCTGTGGCCTGAAAACAGAGAGGAGACCGTTGATCTGCCCATGGATCAAGCCCTAGCAAAATTAGCGCACAGCTGTGGCCAGAGCCGGAGGAGCCCATCACGGCGTCTGTTGAGACGGACTTGAGGCACGATCCCACTGATCTGCCATTTTCCTGCCAAGCAGGGGTTCCGGTAGGCCATACTCAAACAGGGTTTGGTGATGCATTCAAACTTAAGTTattcaagcaaaacaaaaacagaaccccAAACCATCTAAGATACCCCAATTCCCTCTCACAGACTCTGGTCTTGGTTCAGAAGCGTTGATTATTCAGTTAAAGGCCTCCTCTGGCAACTCGCTGAAGCCTCAGTCTGCTTACTTCCTCCCTCTAAACCCCATCCTCTTCCTATTAGCTTTTCACTGCCAGACCGTGTATCAGTGAGGTGTTTTTTTCCCTCATCACTTGGCCTTGAGTATACACACTCCCCACAAGGAGACCTGTGTGGAAAAGTGGGTCACGTAGCACCCTGCCTTTGGCTGTCCGGGAAATCACATTTCCGGTCACTTCAGAACATCTCCAGGAAGGTTATCAGCACAAAAACTCTGCAAACTCTAGGGAAAGAAAGGGGCAATCtcgtctggaaaaaaaaaacaaccttcccAAAGGGTGAATCTGcctgaaaagaaacaagaaaaccaaaGGCCTTCAAAgagcattttcaaaataaaaccagGAGCTAGAGGTTGGGAAGATAGAGAGAGGAGGATGAGGGCTTTTATTTCCTCTCAAAAGAGACAATAGTCCTTCTGTATTGCAAATGCTTAATTGCTGACAGTAAAGCAGCAAGAACCCAACAGCCACCCCCTCACGGCTCCAGTAAATAAGACTTGCTGTTCTGTTATTCTGATAATGAGGGGACCATCCATTCCCACGGTCCGCAAAGCAATCTTCTCTCATCACCTTACATGACCCTCGTTGTCATTAATTCGGCTGTTTCCCCATGCCCTGGAGTGTCTGTGCACAGACACTGTGGAAGACTACCTTTGTACCAGGCTGTTGAGGACACCATCACGTCCCTCTGGTGCCTCTTCTGAGAGCATGCTAATGTACAGAATAATCACAGCAAATCCTCCATATCACAAAGCCCTCAGTGCATGGTACTCACCaaggtttaaataaatattaaaccctTGTTAGAGGTTGGGGATTTTTCTTCCACTGATACTCACATAACTAACTTCACGATGTCAATCTCTTGAACCAGATCAATGTTTATGTAAACCTTCGTATTAacctctcagttgtgtcttgactctttgctacccggtggatgtagcctgccaggctcctctgtccatggggattctccaggcaagaatactggagtgggtagccaggctctcctccaggggatcttcccaattcagggatggaatccaggtctcctgcattacatgtgtattctttaccactgagccaccagggaagccccattcaaacctttaacctcttttttttcccttgccccAGTGTTATAGGCTTAACTGAGGGAAAAATCATCTTTGGAGGATTATTTCTCAACCAAGTAATTTAATGTGCTGCTCTTGGCTACCATTGATTAAACTCTACTATGCACCagatttttacatatattatttacattttaacccTCACCTCCATGAcagggggcttcccgggtggtgctaatggtaaagaacccaccagtcgatgcaggagacatgagaaacaccggttcgattcctgggtcagaaagatcccctgaaggagggcatggcaacccactccagtgttctttcctggagactcccacggacagagaagcctggtgggctacactccataaggtcacagagagctggacaggactgaagcaacctagcacacgCGCACCGCATGATAGGTGGTTTTATGGTCAtcttatagaaaaagaaattgagactCAACCACATGAAATAATTTTGCAGAGATCATAAAATTAGTAGATGGTAAAGGTTAAATTTTGAATCCAGACCTCTCTAATACTGAAATACATATGACTTTTTTCCTTActaaagttgtttttaaatctcATGACCATCTCTATTTTCAAAGGCCCTTCAGATACAGATTTCCCAGCTTCTTACAACATGACTATAAAGGAAGCTAGAACAGGTGgtattcttattgccattttacagatgaagaaactctgACCTCCTAGTGTTGTTTCAAACATGTTCATCATTCTGACATCATTCAGATGTGAGGATGTCTCTTCCGgtcaaacttttttaaaaaatatttatttggcagtgccaggtcttagttgtggcatgtgagatccttagctgtggcacatgggatctagttccctgactagggatcgaacccaggccccctacatttgGAAGCACAggctcttagccactggactaccagggaaatcctccaGTTAAACCTTTTTGTCCAAAGTTTTCTGGAACAGGGATAGGCTGGTCAGTGGGCCCCCATCTTTAAAGACAAGGGCACtccaagaaagataaaaacaaattcatCATGTCACTGAACAAACAAAGAGGCACCTGTCCATGTCTTTATCTGAGGATCAGATGCTCTACTGAGGCAAGTGCCCAAAAGAgttttgaaattaaaaggcaccaAGAAATCCATCCAATCTGACTTTTAACACAGAGCCCCATCAGGATCCTTACCCACAATGGACACTGTAGGCTTATGAAATAGTTAGAGCAGCATCTCTTGAATGTGAACATGGGATCCTGTTAAAATGCAGCTTCTGGTCCAGTAGGTCTGGGCTGGCACCTAAGAATTCACGTTTCTAGCAAGTTCCCGGGTAATGTCAAATCTCTAAGTCCATGGATGACAGACACTTCAGCTAACAAGGTCTGATCTAACTAAGagggcttgttagaaatgcagactctcaggcctCTCCCCAGACCCAGTAGATCTACGcctgcattttaacaaaatctCCGAAGTACATGCTTCAAAGAGTACTGGGTGGGTCAGCTGGGAAAGGGGAGAACTAATACACTTCCATGTTTTGTTTGGTCAAGAGTTTGCTTCATAaacctagttttcttttttttcccactgaactCTTAACTTCAATTTACTCTGTCTTTCGATTATAAACTATACCTTATCTTAATATCACACTTCTAGTATTTTTTCACCAAGAGAAATCACATCTATTTTCATAACACATTACAGACATTGTATGTATTTAAACatactgggtttttgtttgtttgcttttaaggcCATTTTGCTTAAAGCAActagactccaattaaaaaaacaaatctcaTTTTCAGCTGAGTGTGTCTgtttgagaaaaagaatgaagagagactCAGTGTTTTGAATACAATTGCCTTGacagatggtaacaatgaccagGTCTTTTGATCTGGCTTGACTTGGACAGCTCAGCCCCTGGATCCAGGAGGTTCCCTGTGAATACCTTCTCGTAAATGCCAGATGGACTGTGGCTTCTCTACTGCTCCCACGACCACACGCAGGAAAGCTGCTTCGGCTACACAATGTGGCAGAAGCAACAACACAGTCATTTTCCTCTGTCTTTGTCTGGTCTCCAGAAAGAAAAGATCAAGTCACCAGTTTTGCCCCCTGGCTAAAA
Encoded proteins:
- the MOB3B gene encoding MOB kinase activator 3B, which produces MSIALKQVFNKDKTFRPKRKFEPGTQRFELHKRAQASLNSGVDLKAAVQLPSGEDQNDWVAVHVVDFFNRINLIYGTICEFCTERTCPVMSGGPKYEYRWQDDLKYKKPTALPAPQYMNLLMDWIEVQINNEDIFPTCVGVPFPKNFLQICKKILCRLFRVFVHVYIHHFDRVIVMGAEAHVNTCYKHFYYFVTEMNLIDRKELEPLKEMTSRMCH